From the genome of Colwellia psychrerythraea 34H, one region includes:
- a CDS encoding OadG family protein — protein sequence MDNMQQQFIEAGTLMLAGMVFVFAFLGVLIIFINTVLARLAVKFPDAIVVPHSRPNKKSKSNSKTTGEISPAVVAAISGAVQRYRAQHSQDK from the coding sequence TATAGAAGCTGGAACACTCATGTTAGCAGGAATGGTATTTGTGTTTGCATTTCTAGGTGTATTAATTATCTTTATTAATACTGTGTTGGCAAGACTAGCGGTAAAGTTTCCAGATGCTATTGTAGTGCCACATTCTCGACCTAATAAAAAAAGTAAGAGTAATAGCAAAACTACGGGTGAAATTTCACCGGCAGTTGTTGCTGCAATCAGCGGGGCGGTTCAACGGTATCGGGCTCAACATAGCCAAGATAAATAA